The Theobroma cacao cultivar B97-61/B2 chromosome 2, Criollo_cocoa_genome_V2, whole genome shotgun sequence genome includes the window ACATGAGGAAGAACAATGCAAAGATGTGGAGGCTAGAGTTAGAGAGCTTGAGAAACAAGTAATTGATTGGTTTTTCTGATACTATAAAGCAATTGGTGTGAGGAATCTCTCTTTGTGGTTCTTCAGGAACCAATAAGATTTTTCAGGCTCTTTTTGGGGTTTTATCTTACTTTCCTTTTTGTGTGCGTGTGTGTACTTCAAAGGTTCTTTGTAACATTTTCCATTGCTTGCATAAGTAACTTCTTGACTCTCCTAGTGGTTTTTTATGTATTGATAATATTAGATTGGGTTATACATTTTAAAGCTTTGCCTTTATTGTTGActtattatatatttgtatttattttttatgctttttagTAACCATCATTATATCAAATGTGATTTGACTTTGCTGTCATTTCTGAGTTTTTAGGTTGCTGCTCTTGGAGAAGGTGTATCTTTGGAAGCCAAACTGCTAAGCAGGTGGGTTGTAGTTCTAAGAATCTTAACGCATACCTTTTTCTATCCCCTttttagatttatttatttacttttttgtGACATCTTGTGTTACCATCTGCAGAAAAGAGGCTGCATTGCGTCAAAGAGAGGTAATTGGAAATTGGGAAATCTACTCTGTTTGCAatatagtaaataattaattctaGGCTTAACAGCTctatttcagttttttttccctcttgtTTAAAGTTGATTTGAGCTAAGCAAACTCAGCCTTGTTGTTAGACTgcaaaatgagttaaatttTGAGGCTCAACTATTGTGATAAACTTGACAGTTTCCATCTGATAATAGGAGATtccataattttttcttcaattttagcttcaaggaaagaaaaacaaaggaatcatctcatttccttttcttttctcttaacaGGCTGCACTTAAGGATGCAAAGCAAACTAAAGATGTTGTAGACACGGAGATTTTGTCTCTTAGATCTGAAGTTGAGGTAAGTATATCAATAAGTAACCCCTTGGGTGTACAGTATAATCCTTtatcataatcttttatctttctaaattaatgaaataatttttgctGTTACTATGCAGTATTCCCTTATGctttatgtatatatttattttgcttgaATTAGAATGCTAAAGATGAGGTGACAGCCGTTATAAGGCAGCTTCATGGAGCTGAATCTGAAGTAAAAGCCCTTCGTTCAATGACTCAAAGAATGATACTGACTCAGAAAGAGATGGTTTGTGCTTTATATTGTTGCAAGATGCAAGCACTCTATCATTTGTCATGAGAAGATCGATCCCTTAATGTAACTGAATTTCAGGAAGAAGTTGTCCTTAAGAGGTGTTGGCTTGCTCGCTACTGGGGCTTAGCTGCAAGATATGGTAACTACTGGATATCTTATGTTTAACATTTATTATGTTGAGTGAAATGCACCATTCCCTTTccaatttttgttcttttgactTATCTTGTTNCGAACTCTAAACTCCAATACCTGTTAAGTCAAATAATCGTTGTTAAAAAAATgacatatatattaaaaaataatagatttACATAATATCGTATTTGAACTtatattagttaattagtttaaataaatattactaaataaagttaatttaatcgttaaagaaaataaattaattaattatttgataagctatataatcaagtaaaatattaatgaaaaaaacgTTAATTAAAGGATATGGATTTAAGtagaaagcaaaaaatatataaaaataaataaataattcatgaaaaaaaatagataataataaacatataaacaaaatgataaattattaaatacatAGTTGAGTGAATTATGAACCACCTAATTCAATAAACGCGTGCATGTAGACATCAGCATTTTATCCTGTCATAGCACGCCAcatttatcttgcaaatgGTGCGGGaatcccgatgatgggatttccccgaggagcttgtagagacgagttcttccggagatatctctaggtgagaaaaatttcgagacttcaccaaaatgttgggatggtcttcgaatgattttccaataaaagattaccgacttcattatttaaaataagcaagtcatgacatcattttacacttgcatcatgtgcatacgtaaaaccaaataaaaaaaaaccaaataaaagacTCAGTCagtcaatttaataaaaaatttagttaataagtatggattaaatcaaaagtaggctataataggataacttaagattaaatggtaccgttcatggaacgggcgctacggaggtgctaacccttctccgtgtgtaaccgcactcccgaacccatctctaaaaaacGTGGATCAGTTCTTGTTCTTTcgacggacctaaaattaatttaggacttcgtcaattagaatcgggttaataggtgaccaatcacacctatagaaaaaaagattggtgacCACTCCTAAACGATTTAATTTTCACCTGCGTCTGgcggtcgggttcccggacccacATGTTACAATAGTGACATCTATCCTGACCTTCTAGGAAATTGTAcatatcaaattttattaaattatgtagTTGGGAAGTAAAAAATGGTGAtgacttttaaattttattttatttataaaatatggagaatgaaagtttcattcttctatatattcatatttagtttttcttaatatttacATCTCTTGATAACAAAAAATGTTGTTAGATCATCTAGTTAGGAAAATGTTGTCGCGAGTGACATACATGcgcttttaaatttttatcaagttTTATATGGATGGATTTCGTTACATCTTATGGTTAGGAAAATATTGTTGTAGGTGACATTTATTGTGTTTAACTCTTTGTTGTATGGATTGGATTTTGTTAGACCATGTGGTTAGGTTGTTGTGGGtaatatttattatgtttGGCTTAGTACGATATTGTTGGGATCAAATTTTGATACTCTATGTGGTTAGTAAAATGTTGTTGCGGGTAAAATCTATCATGTGATTTGGTTTATATGGTTAAGACTTTGTTAGATTatgtagtttttttttgttttttgaaaattaatcttcatttcatatcaaaaATAAGGGAGAACCTCATACGAATGTAGGTCTTTTTGTTAGATTTAATCAAGTCTcgatattattattttagatcaaataacTGATGATTCACTAATTGgctttaattaaaatgtcacttgtcattttatatccacaTAGCACTAATATGGCGTTAATGTAGAGAGTAAAAAATGTCACATAATCATATTATCATGTCAAATTATCATATCACgttatcatcaattataatatctCAGCATGTTACATCACCATCAATTctgatatattaatatgtcaCATTAGTATTACgcaataaaaaatgataaatgatattttaattaaatcaatcattagttataaataattatttgacttaaaataaaaataaaaaaattgatttgactcaaaataaaagcttaaggatttaattaaatgtaataaaaatatgaagaatttatttgaatttttttaaataatataaaagcttttttaaatgttatgcCTTTGTTTATTATGTGAGCATCATAGGCATAGTAATTATCTGATTAAGCCCAAACCCAATTGCCAGGCCTAGGATTACGCAAAGGAAGGAGCCAAGTCCAATATATAGTGTTTTAACCTATTTTTAGATTAGGGACATTTTAGAATGTACAGTACTACAATGctataattaattagttatattttaaaatcagaaaaataagaaaatattaaattggGCGATATTTATTGTCTGACATGGtcatgatttttgatatatttatgaGTTATATCATTCTATCTAATCTGATAATGTATCGtcaaataataaatgtaaGACAAATTAATAATGAACAACGAAAAAACACTAGTTATATTTCATACAAACACATAAATTTGCTTgtaaaaagggagaaaaaagtTTTCATAATTCTTAGAATTAATTTTATCCCCTAAATCTTTATATCTTATTAATTTCCCATATAATAGTACTTATTGATTGgaataattagttttttttaaaatattacaaagaaataatattatataataattaaaggaTTGTTAATTAACTGCAAACAGCGACAAAGGGTGAAACCCATGATGAAATGCAGCCAGCCAAGCTTTCTTGACgcttaaaataatatttcttGACGCTTCCTAATTTATTAATCTATATTAGGAATCAAATTGTTTATGTTTATAATTCACTGATGAACacatttttcctttgattGTCATTTTTGACCTTCTAGTTTGacttaaatttcaatttatttttgtgaatattttgCATGTAGGAATATTTTGTCATTTCGTCATGTGTTGCATTATGTCTGAATTTAATTTCTCACGTTTTTCATAATTAAGTTTAAAGTTTacgaaaaataagaaatattatttatttaaaaaaattacatatatatgcatgcatacgtgtgtatatgaatagaaatagcatgaactttataaatataaagtCCAATTTATTGCTGGTAAATTTTACGAAACATAAAAGCCTTGTGCGAGTAGAGATTTCTTATTGTTCTTCTGTGAGACAATGGGCCATCATTAGATAGAGAGCGACAAAGGGCAAAACCCATGGCGGAGAGTGGCCTCCCAAACTTTGTCCATGCTAAACATGGTTTGACCACATTCATGGACGTTCCATCCTTCCAGACCATGAACGATCCCAGCCACCCGCCATGCACTCATCACCCTTCTTGCCAACCAATTCTGtcatcatttttattgtttatcatgtgccaaattaaaataaaaaaataaactaaataggGGAAAATAGACGTGTACATGTATATGCTAACCTCGCAAGAGTGAATGTTGTCAAGAGATTTTGGAGCCACCATGGCAGGAGTAGTGTGGTAGTAGCAGTCCTTGAGCAGTTTCTTTGGTGGGAATTGCGTGAAGGGAATAAACACTGTCCCTTTTGTTGCCCTGAGCTGTTCTTTGTCTATCAATCCTTCCCCCACCAACCATATCTGCCCAAAGTTTGCAAATTATAACCTGTCCTGATTCTATAAATGAGATTAGGAGTTGGGGGCTTGGGAccaaatttttcatcaaatttacCTTTTGGTCATAGTTTTCTGCAAGAACCAAGTTTTTACCAAACTGGCAGTCACTGTGTTGTAACTTCTGGTATTCATCCTCATTCATTGCGGCCACCTGCCtcatcatcaaaattaatttgtaCTTTCTGAGTTTATCTCATGGCCGAACCAGGGCAATCTTGATGTGTTAATGAGCAGTTttagagtaaaaaaaaaaaccaagcaGCCGAATGTTTAGCAAATGATGGAGTCAGAAGACATGGTTTGAACAGCTCTGCATGCCCTACTTTTTATTGCTCTTCAGAGAGATTAAGGCCAGGTTTGATGGTGTTTTCTCGCCTGCTGAACCTGATGTGAAGAACTGATCTTACATGTTGAGTTAAGTTCAGATGCTTTTGAGTTATTGAATCATGATGTTGAGTGCATATTTCTGGTTTTGTCTTTGAATGATCTGGTGGAACAGGCAACCATACATGGAAACTCATCCACTGTGTTTGTGTTTGTTTTGGTTGATTGATTTTGCTTAATTGTACATAGACGTCAGGGGATGTTTTTACgggtttgattttttgttgattGACAAACCTGATTCGAGATGATATGCTGGTTTGGGCATAACATCTTAAAATCAAGTGCTGTTTCTGTAATCACCAGGGTGCTTTCCCTGTTTCAGAAAtgcaatcttttaattttaaaaaaaataaaaataaaaatttgaagtaCCTGGACACCTTTCTGGCATAAAGCAAGGGCTATGGCATAACCAACTTTAGAAATCCTGCCTGTCAGGAGAACTTGGGTTGTTTCTTTGGGAATGCTGTTCACCACCACAGCCGCAGCTAAACTACTCCCATCCACCAGCTTGATTCTAAGCTGAGGGTGCCTCTGGATGTAGAGCTCTCCACTCCCATTAAGCTCTTCATGCTGCATAATTAACATTGATTTAGTTTGAAGGTGTATGAAATTAAAGTAGTAATTGGAGGAGGGAATGATGATTGGGGAAGCATAAACATGCCTGGTTTAGAAGGCCTAAGCTCACCACCTTGGCTCCCTTGCTATCAGCTTCTAGTAAAGCCTCTTCGATTATGCAATTGAGATCTTTTTGCTTATTTTGCAGGAGGTACTGGGAAAACGATCATGTAAATCAAATTGATAAGTATACCAAtctgaaagaaaaagatatagAGGGGTAAAAGGAAGGAGAGAAACATGATATTGTTTTTACGTGCATGGTGTATCTTGGAACCACCCAAGATTGCAGTTTGAGGTCATTGAAGGTGTTGCTCTCTGAAACAAATGTACAGCCATAGAACCAAGTAAGGACACCAGACCAACATGACACAGGCCACATCGCCATGGTGACGTACCACTTGAAAGCGTAGGGCTTGGAGGCCAAGGAAGCAAAGCCGAGCCGCAAATGGTAGATGGAGTCTGTCGTGGTTAGATGCGTCAGGTGTACGATGTCTGGTGACTCTTCCTGCCTTTTCAGTGAAGTCTCGTACAAATCATCCGAG containing:
- the LOC108660923 gene encoding coiled-coil domain-containing protein SCD2-like isoform X2, coding for MLQEENENVLDKLRHEEEQCKDVEARVRELEKQVAALGEGVSLEAKLLSRKEAALRQREAALKDAKQTKDVVDTEILSLRSEVENAKDEVTAVIRQLHGAESEVKALRSMTQRMILTQKEMEEVVLKRCWLARYWGLAARYGNYWISYV
- the LOC108660923 gene encoding coiled-coil domain-containing protein SCD2-like isoform X1, with protein sequence MRLLHSVMNLICCKKKTRMSLTRHEEEQCKDVEARVRELEKQVAALGEGVSLEAKLLSRKEAALRQREAALKDAKQTKDVVDTEILSLRSEVENAKDEVTAVIRQLHGAESEVKALRSMTQRMILTQKEMEEVVLKRCWLARYWGLAARYGNYWISYV
- the LOC18607120 gene encoding protein ECERIFERUM 1 isoform X1 translates to MATKPGVLTDWPWKPLGNFKYAILTPWVIHSTYSLAMSKGEKEADLVYYLIFPFLMTRVLHNQIWISVSRYRTAKGNNRIVDKGIDFEQVDRESNWDDQIILSGILFYLTNMIIPGASHLPLWRSDGFIIVILLHMCPVEFLYYWLHRALHHHFLYSRYHSHHHSSIATEPITSVIHPFAEEVAYFLLFAIPLMTMVFTGTASIAAIFGYPIYIDLMNNMGHCNFELVPKWVLSTFPPLKFLMYTPSYHSLHHTQFRTNYSLFMPMYDYLYGTVDKSSDDLYETSLKRQEESPDIVHLTHLTTTDSIYHLRLGFASLASKPYAFKWYVTMAMWPVSCWSGVLTWFYGCTFVSESNTFNDLKLQSWVVPRYTMHYLLQNKQKDLNCIIEEALLEADSKGAKVVSLGLLNQHEELNGSGELYIQRHPQLRIKLVDGSSLAAAVVVNSIPKETTQVLLTGRISKVGYAIALALCQKGVQVAAMNEDEYQKLQHSDCQFGKNLVLAENYDQKIWLVGEGLIDKEQLRATKGTVFIPFTQFPPKKLLKDCYYHTTPAMVAPKSLDNIHSCENWLARRVMSAWRVAGIVHGLEGWNVHECGQTMFSMDKVWEATLRHGFCPLSLSI
- the LOC18607120 gene encoding protein ECERIFERUM 1 isoform X2, which produces MATKPGVLTDWPWKPLGNFKYAILTPWVIHSTYSLAMSKGEKEADLVYYLIFPFLMTRVLHNQIWISVSRYRTAKGNNRIVDKGIDFEQVDRESNWDDQIILSGILFYLTNMIIPGASHLPLWRSDGFIIVILLHMCPVEFLYYWLHRALHHHFLYSRYHSHHHSSIATEPITSVIHPFAEEVAYFLLFAIPLMTMVFTGTASIAAIFGYPIYIDLMNNMGHCNFELVPKWVLSTFPPLKFLMYHSLHHTQFRTNYSLFMPMYDYLYGTVDKSSDDLYETSLKRQEESPDIVHLTHLTTTDSIYHLRLGFASLASKPYAFKWYVTMAMWPVSCWSGVLTWFYGCTFVSESNTFNDLKLQSWVVPRYTMHYLLQNKQKDLNCIIEEALLEADSKGAKVVSLGLLNQHEELNGSGELYIQRHPQLRIKLVDGSSLAAAVVVNSIPKETTQVLLTGRISKVGYAIALALCQKGVQVAAMNEDEYQKLQHSDCQFGKNLVLAENYDQKIWLVGEGLIDKEQLRATKGTVFIPFTQFPPKKLLKDCYYHTTPAMVAPKSLDNIHSCENWLARRVMSAWRVAGIVHGLEGWNVHECGQTMFSMDKVWEATLRHGFCPLSLSI